A single window of Sphingobacteriales bacterium DNA harbors:
- a CDS encoding MBL fold metallo-hydrolase gives MKLYTIDTGYFKLDGGAMFGVVPKTLWQKLHPADENNMCIWALRCLLIEDDNRLILIDAGIGDFMNETYRSRYFPHGDDTLESSLAKHGFKPEDITDIILTHLHFDHCCGVLTRDENQNAILRFPNANIWTSYAQWQWANNPNPREKASFLQEILVPIQQSGKLKFVDSEDFNSDKIELEQVFGHTEAMLICHIYYNEKIITYCADLIPSHHHIRLPFVMAYDIRPLETMKEKIILLERAYENRHILFFEHDKDIEACTLKKSEKGIEIDNFIKIVDI, from the coding sequence ATGAAACTATATACAATAGATACTGGATACTTTAAATTAGATGGTGGTGCCATGTTTGGTGTAGTACCTAAAACATTGTGGCAAAAACTACATCCTGCTGATGAAAACAATATGTGCATTTGGGCATTAAGATGCTTGTTAATTGAAGATGATAATAGATTAATATTAATTGATGCTGGCATTGGCGATTTTATGAATGAAACTTATAGAAGTAGATACTTTCCTCATGGAGATGACACACTAGAAAGTTCATTAGCGAAACATGGTTTCAAACCAGAAGACATAACAGATATTATCCTGACACACCTACACTTTGATCATTGTTGTGGTGTACTTACAAGAGATGAAAATCAAAATGCTATACTAAGATTTCCTAATGCAAATATTTGGACAAGCTATGCGCAATGGCAATGGGCAAACAATCCAAACCCGCGTGAAAAAGCATCTTTTCTACAAGAAATATTAGTACCAATACAACAATCTGGAAAACTTAAATTTGTAGACAGTGAAGATTTTAACAGTGATAAAATTGAATTAGAACAAGTATTTGGACATACAGAAGCCATGCTCATTTGTCATATTTATTACAATGAAAAAATAATTACCTATTGTGCTGATTTAATTCCATCACATCACCATATTAGGCTACCATTTGTAATGGCTTATGACATTCGTCCATTAGAAACCATGAAAGAAAAAATCATACTACTAGAAAGAGCATATGAAAACAGACATATATTATTCTTTGAGCATGATAAAGATATTGAAGCATGTACATTAAAAAAATCAGAAAAAGGAATAGAAATTGACAATTTTATAAAAATAGTAGATATTTGA
- a CDS encoding PD40 domain-containing protein, whose product MHLFFRSIFIIFLTAQYFSLSAQSTKKADELMLDYKYSEAIVELKPLAEKGNIQAIRKIAECYRKTNDFVNAEKYYAIVVADKNSNKKNWLYYGQILMNNNKYLDADKWLQGYLDTKPNDSILVKTLLESCAKANQSLTPKRKIKFKNLDWINSNASDFCAVDFGNQIIFTSSREGKTNAYDGMSYSKVYVAEKKADTSWTIEPMKGIINSKNFNSGPASVHLASNKIYYTKNNVQYGDAIKNKKGDVTLKIFEAKLNNSETKDFKELSFNDVEYSCAYPSINHDGDKIFFTSDRAGGFGGKDIYYSMYTNGVWSKPKNAGKNINTAGDERYPFIHNDGTLYFSSTGHQGFGGMDIFKTILSRSGEYLEAENLGMPINSSADDFGFFLDSNYTKGYISSNRPEGKGADDIYIFNYDDLLIHYTIYDGNIALDSVRIKITNQQTNQEQIFYTNKKGIFETYLLPNQNYAIEVSKENYTSNTYSVKTSSVLIPIKKNINLEMIKKEN is encoded by the coding sequence ATGCATTTATTTTTTAGAAGTATTTTTATTATATTTTTAACAGCACAATACTTTTCTTTATCAGCTCAGTCTACCAAAAAAGCAGATGAATTGATGCTAGACTATAAATATTCTGAAGCTATTGTAGAATTAAAGCCATTAGCAGAAAAAGGAAACATACAAGCTATTAGAAAAATTGCTGAATGCTATAGAAAGACAAATGACTTTGTAAATGCCGAAAAATATTATGCTATAGTTGTAGCTGATAAAAATTCAAATAAAAAGAATTGGCTGTACTATGGTCAAATACTAATGAATAACAACAAATATCTTGATGCTGACAAGTGGCTACAAGGATATTTGGATACCAAACCCAATGATTCTATTTTAGTAAAAACATTATTAGAATCATGTGCTAAAGCCAATCAATCATTGACACCAAAACGCAAAATAAAATTTAAAAATTTAGATTGGATAAATTCTAATGCATCTGATTTTTGTGCTGTTGATTTTGGTAATCAAATTATTTTCACATCATCTAGAGAAGGAAAAACAAATGCATATGATGGCATGAGTTATTCGAAAGTATATGTAGCTGAAAAAAAAGCTGACACATCATGGACTATTGAACCAATGAAAGGAATTATTAATTCTAAAAATTTTAATAGTGGACCAGCAAGCGTACATCTTGCATCTAACAAAATATATTACACCAAAAATAATGTACAATATGGTGATGCTATAAAAAATAAAAAAGGTGATGTTACACTAAAAATATTTGAAGCAAAATTAAATAATAGCGAAACAAAAGATTTTAAAGAACTTTCGTTTAATGATGTTGAATATTCGTGTGCTTATCCAAGTATTAATCATGATGGCGATAAAATATTTTTTACTTCTGATAGAGCTGGTGGTTTTGGTGGAAAAGACATTTACTACAGTATGTATACAAATGGTGTGTGGAGCAAACCTAAAAATGCTGGAAAAAACATCAATACAGCTGGCGACGAACGCTATCCATTTATTCATAATGATGGTACCTTGTATTTTTCTTCAACAGGACATCAAGGTTTTGGTGGAATGGATATTTTTAAAACAATACTCAGCAGAAGTGGCGAATACTTAGAAGCCGAAAATCTTGGAATGCCTATTAATTCTTCAGCTGATGATTTTGGTTTCTTCTTAGATTCAAATTATACTAAAGGTTATATTTCATCGAATAGACCAGAAGGAAAAGGCGCTGATGATATTTATATTTTTAATTATGATGATTTACTAATACATTATACCATATATGATGGAAATATTGCTTTAGATAGTGTGCGTATTAAAATTACCAACCAACAGACTAATCAAGAGCAAATATTTTACACCAATAAAAAAGGTATTTTTGAAACCTATTTATTACCCAATCAAAATTATGCAATTGAAGTATCAAAAGAAAATTACACTTCAAATACCTATTCAGTAAAAACAAGTTCGGTGTTAATTCCTATCAAGAAAAATATTAATTTAGAAATGATAAAAAAAGAAAATTAG
- a CDS encoding thioredoxin domain-containing protein, with the protein MNQLKHETSPYLLQHKNNPVNWYAWNNEALSIAKNENKLILVSVGYAACHWCHVMEHESFEDNEVAAIMNQYFVAIKVDREERPDIDQIYMNAAQITSGQGGWPLNVVCLPDGKPIYGATYFPKENWMQFLLHFQNLFVNEYDKVFNQADRISKGLQSIDIIELNPEKVSFTKAHLYEIWNNWQPKLDMEFGGRSGAPKFMMPNNLEFLLRYAYQTNDKECNAYIKTTLKKWHLVACMTYWVVALQDTA; encoded by the coding sequence ATGAATCAATTAAAGCATGAAACTTCACCATATTTATTACAACATAAAAATAATCCAGTAAATTGGTATGCTTGGAATAATGAAGCTTTAAGCATAGCAAAAAATGAAAACAAACTAATATTGGTTTCTGTAGGATACGCAGCTTGTCATTGGTGTCATGTAATGGAACACGAAAGTTTTGAAGACAATGAAGTAGCAGCAATTATGAATCAATATTTTGTAGCTATAAAAGTAGATAGAGAAGAAAGACCAGATATAGATCAAATTTATATGAATGCTGCGCAAATTACGAGTGGGCAAGGTGGTTGGCCACTCAATGTAGTTTGTTTGCCAGATGGTAAACCAATTTATGGTGCAACATATTTCCCAAAAGAAAATTGGATGCAATTTTTATTGCATTTTCAAAACTTGTTTGTAAACGAATATGATAAAGTATTCAACCAAGCAGACAGAATTTCTAAAGGTTTACAAAGTATAGATATAATTGAATTAAACCCTGAAAAAGTAAGTTTTACAAAAGCACATTTGTACGAAATTTGGAACAATTGGCAACCAAAATTAGATATGGAATTTGGTGGAAGAAGTGGCGCACCAAAATTTATGATGCCAAACAATCTTGAGTTTTTGTTGAGATATGCATATCAAACAAATGATAAAGAATGCAACGCATACATCAAAACGACACTTAAAAAATGGCATTTGGTGGCGTGCATGACGTATTGGGTGGTGGCTTTGCAAGATACAGCGTAG
- the galT gene encoding galactose-1-phosphate uridylyltransferase has protein sequence MSSLRYNPLLNTYTIVAANRQHRPNMPKDWCAFCTGEGKKVPNDFDVFLYPNDFPALSYANENIEQNDNPLYETHGAKGACEVVLYSPKHDAQIYELSDEHVQKLVQLWIERFNFHKEYKKVKYIFPFENRGEDVGVTMPHPHGQIYAYPFIPLKLKTELDNCKTYFETHQKNMFDEILLEETKDRQRIIFESETFSIFLPYFTDYPYGIFIVSKKEKLYINDFNDAEQLELAIVLKKAVKMFDNLYDCIFPFMMCVHQGVVNSNEYLEADQRKFYRFHIEFYPPWRAKNVIKYYASSETGAWAATNTKSVEETAIELRTALNK, from the coding sequence ATGTCTTCATTGAGATACAACCCATTATTAAATACATACACTATTGTTGCTGCTAATAGACAGCATAGGCCAAATATGCCAAAAGATTGGTGTGCATTTTGTACTGGAGAAGGCAAGAAAGTACCCAATGATTTTGATGTTTTTTTATACCCAAATGATTTCCCTGCACTAAGCTATGCAAATGAAAATATAGAACAGAATGACAATCCATTGTATGAAACACATGGTGCAAAAGGTGCCTGTGAAGTTGTGTTATATTCACCCAAGCATGATGCCCAAATTTATGAATTATCTGATGAACATGTACAAAAATTAGTTCAACTCTGGATTGAAAGATTTAATTTCCATAAAGAATATAAAAAAGTAAAGTATATCTTTCCATTTGAAAACAGAGGCGAAGATGTTGGTGTAACTATGCCACATCCACATGGACAAATTTATGCTTATCCTTTCATTCCACTAAAATTAAAAACAGAGCTTGACAATTGTAAAACATATTTTGAAACACATCAAAAAAATATGTTTGATGAGATTTTATTGGAAGAAACAAAAGACAGACAAAGGATAATATTTGAAAGCGAAACATTTTCAATCTTCTTGCCGTATTTTACCGACTATCCTTATGGCATATTTATTGTGAGTAAGAAAGAAAAATTATATATCAACGATTTTAATGATGCTGAACAATTAGAATTAGCGATAGTATTAAAGAAAGCAGTAAAGATGTTTGACAATTTATATGATTGTATTTTCCCATTTATGATGTGTGTACACCAAGGTGTAGTAAATAGCAATGAATATTTGGAAGCTGATCAAAGAAAATTCTATAGATTTCATATAGAATTCTACCCGCCTTGGCGTGCAAAAAATGTTATAAAATACTACGCAAGTTCAGAAACTGGTGCATGGGCAGCAACAAACACTAAAAGTGTAGAAGAAACAGCTATTGAATTAAGAACAGCACTAAACAAATAA